A section of the Oncorhynchus tshawytscha isolate Ot180627B linkage group LG09, Otsh_v2.0, whole genome shotgun sequence genome encodes:
- the LOC112259435 gene encoding growth arrest and DNA damage-inducible proteins-interacting protein 1 has product MATSMLCRRTAIFSWAIRMVSPLKSYNPASSHCGLLHQIANYNPKPLKLNLKDSYIPDRESEKTPEWQKTAKYDRKLFGRYGSSSGIDPAKLWPSHAQLEEMIAEEREWNPPLQVMLKNVEAKTKEANAKRLAREKLVAANMAKMPKMVADWRKEKREAKQKLKDEKARRERLLAEARERFGYAMDPRSPKFLEMVSEIEKEEKKKRKLMKRRLKEEQSHVAPAASSADSSS; this is encoded by the exons ATGGCGACCTCCATGCTGTGCAGGAGGACAGCAATATTTAGCTGGGCTATTCGAATGGTTTCACCCTTAAAATCGTATAATCCTGCCAGCTCACACTGCGGGCTTCTACATCAGATAGCAAATTATAACCCTAAACCACTGAAATTAAATTTGAAAGATTCATACATACCAGATAGGGAAAGCGAGAAAACTCCGGAATGGCAGAAGACAGCGAAGTATGACCGCAAGCTATTCGGGCGGTATGGCTCTTCGTCGGGAATCGACCCTGCAAAGCTGTGGCCCAGCCATGCCCAGCTCGAGGAGATGATagcagaggagagggaatggAACCCTCCGCTCCAGGTGATGCTGAAGAACGTCGAGGCGAAAACGAAGGAAGCCAATGCGAAACGTCTCGCGAG AGAGAAACTGGTTGCAGCCAATATGGCCAAGATGCCTAAGATGGTGGCTGACTGGAGGAAGGAAAAACGTGAGGCGAAACAGAAGTTGAAAGATGAGAAGGCCCGTCGTGAAAGGCTGCTAGCCGAGGCCAGAGAACGCTTTGGCTATGCTATGGACCCCCGAAGCCCCAAGTTCCTGGAGATGGTCAGTGAAATcgaaaaggaggagaagaagaaaaggaaGCTGATGAAACGTAGACTAAAAGAAGAACAGAGCCACGTCGCTCCTGCTGCGTCCTCGGCTGATTCCTCGTCTTAA
- the LOC112258837 gene encoding tetratricopeptide repeat protein 39A isoform X2 — protein sequence MSNGKDAPAAANSSQMTLQVCLEECMEALDLFLNNHFSESLDKLRPRAKESMYHALIYATVLEMQAMMTFQQDDIVNAGNTMKSAQEVCQRFRRKTPSNISKSPGEPLTEEQLQALHADACYAECLLQRAALTFLQDENMVSFIKGGIKVRNSYLIYKELHTFIQSNSSLQGPNHIHLEGGVSFGIGAFNLTLSMFPPRLLKVLEFAGFSGDKEYGLSQLNDGATTNNLRSMLCALLLLCYYTFLTFILGTGEGDVADAEKLLKPFRLRYPQGAIFLFFAGRAEAIKGNIDEAVVLFEDGCKAQQQWKQFHHMCYWELMWCFTYKCVWRMAYFYADLLSNESRWSKAMYVYMKAAYLSMLAPGEARPFGEDEVELFRQVSTFKQKIAGKSPPTEKFAIRKARRYKASCPVRLPVPVLEMMYMWNGFSMISKRPELTEGMLQTLVEAERILLESPANEYSMDDRCVIHLLKGLCLKNQGHIRAAEECFNKVYNSEKKIKFDHYLVPNALLELSVVYIDTGRKEEAIKLLVKAKTNYKEYSMESRTQFRIHAALSKLKADTSDQDEITPL from the exons ATGTCCAATGGGAAAGATGCACCTGCGGCAGCGAA ctccTCACAGATGACCCTGCAGGTGTGCCTTGAGGAGTGTATGGAGGCCCTGGACCTCTTCCTCAACAACCACTTCAGTGAGAGCCTGGACAAACTGCGGCCACG GGCGAAGGAGAGCATGTACCATGCTCTGATCTACGCCACTGTGCTGGAGATGCAGGCTATGATGACCTTCCAGCAGGATGACATCGTCAATGCAGGCAACACCATGAAGAGTGCCCAGGAGGTCTGCCAGAG GTTTCGACGAAAGACCCCTAGTAATATCAGTAAATCACCTGGAGAGCCTCTAACTGAAG AGCAGCTCCAAGCTCTCCATGCTGATGCGTGTTATGCTGAATGCTTGCTCCAAAGGGCTGCTCTCACCTTCCTACAG GATGAGAACATGGTGAGTTTTATCAAAGGAGGAATCAAAGTACGCAACAGTTACCTGATTTACAA GGAGCTGCACACCTTCATACAGTCAAACAGCTCTCTCCAAGGACCCAACCACATTCACTTAGAGGGAGGGGTGTCTTTTGGGATCGGAGCATTCAACTTG ACTCTTTCCATGTTTCCACCTCGGTTACTCAAAGTTTTAGAGTTTGCTGGCTTCTCTGGTGACAAG GAGTATGGTCTGTCCCAGCTGAATGATGGGGCCACTACAAACAACCTGCGCTCCATGCTGTGTGCCTTGCTGTTGCTCTGTTACTATACCTTCCTCACCTTCATACTCG GGACCGGTGAGGGGGACGTGGCTGATGCTGAGAAGCTGCTGAAGCCTTTCCGGCTCCGCTACCCACAG GGGGCCATATTTCTCTTCTTTGCAGGCAGGGCTGAGGCAATCAAGGGGAACATTGATGAG GCGGTGGTGCTGTTTGAGGATGGCTGCAAAGCTCAGCAGCAGTGGAAGCAGTTCCACCACATGTGCTACTGGGAGCTGATGTGGTGCTTCACCTACAAGTGCGTGTGGAGGATGGCCTACTTCTACGCTGACCTACTGAGCAATGAGAGCCGCTGGTCCAAG GCCATGTATGTGTACATGAAGGCTGCTTACCTGAGCATGCTTGCTCCGGGGGAGGCTAGGCCTTTTGGGGAAGATGAGGTGGAGCTCTTCAG ACAGGTGTCCACCTTCAAGCAAAAGATAGCAGGGAAGTCTCCACCCACAGAGAAGTTTGCCATTCGCAAGGCTAGACGTTACAAAGCTAGCTGCCCAGTGAGGCTCCCAGTACCTGTGCTG GAGATGATGTACATGTGGAATGGCTTTTCCATGATCAGCAAGCGGCCAGAGCTGACCGAGGGCATGCTGCAGACACTGGTGGAGGCAGAGCGCATCCTACTGGAATCTCCCG CGAATGAGTATTCAATGGATGACCGCTGTGTGATCCACCTACTGAAGGGGCTGTGTCTGAAGAACCAGGGACACATTCGGGCTGCAGAGGAATGCTTCAACAAGGTGTACAACAG TGAGAAGAAGATCAAGTTTGACCATTACCTGGTGCCCAACGCTCTGCTGGAGCTCAGTGTGGTCTACATAGACACGGGCCGCAAGGAGGAGGCCATCAAACTACTGGTGAAAGCCAA AACTAACTACAAGGAGTACTCCATGGAGTCACGCACCCAGTTCAGGATCCATGCTGCTCTCTCCAAACTCAAGGCTGACACTAGTGACCAAGATGAAATCACACCACTGTAG
- the LOC112258837 gene encoding tetratricopeptide repeat protein 39A isoform X1 codes for MSNGKDAPAAANSSQMTLQVCLEECMEALDLFLNNHFSESLDKLRPRAKESMYHALIYATVLEMQAMMTFQQDDIVNAGNTMKSAQEVCQRFRRKTPSNISKSPGEPLTEEQLQALHADACYAECLLQRAALTFLQDENMVSFIKGGIKVRNSYLIYKELHTFIQSNSSLQGPNHIHLEGGVSFGIGAFNLTLSMFPPRLLKVLEFAGFSGDKEYGLSQLNDGATTNNLRSMLCALLLLCYYTFLTFILGILLFTTRTGEGDVADAEKLLKPFRLRYPQGAIFLFFAGRAEAIKGNIDEAVVLFEDGCKAQQQWKQFHHMCYWELMWCFTYKCVWRMAYFYADLLSNESRWSKAMYVYMKAAYLSMLAPGEARPFGEDEVELFRQVSTFKQKIAGKSPPTEKFAIRKARRYKASCPVRLPVPVLEMMYMWNGFSMISKRPELTEGMLQTLVEAERILLESPANEYSMDDRCVIHLLKGLCLKNQGHIRAAEECFNKVYNSEKKIKFDHYLVPNALLELSVVYIDTGRKEEAIKLLVKAKTNYKEYSMESRTQFRIHAALSKLKADTSDQDEITPL; via the exons ATGTCCAATGGGAAAGATGCACCTGCGGCAGCGAA ctccTCACAGATGACCCTGCAGGTGTGCCTTGAGGAGTGTATGGAGGCCCTGGACCTCTTCCTCAACAACCACTTCAGTGAGAGCCTGGACAAACTGCGGCCACG GGCGAAGGAGAGCATGTACCATGCTCTGATCTACGCCACTGTGCTGGAGATGCAGGCTATGATGACCTTCCAGCAGGATGACATCGTCAATGCAGGCAACACCATGAAGAGTGCCCAGGAGGTCTGCCAGAG GTTTCGACGAAAGACCCCTAGTAATATCAGTAAATCACCTGGAGAGCCTCTAACTGAAG AGCAGCTCCAAGCTCTCCATGCTGATGCGTGTTATGCTGAATGCTTGCTCCAAAGGGCTGCTCTCACCTTCCTACAG GATGAGAACATGGTGAGTTTTATCAAAGGAGGAATCAAAGTACGCAACAGTTACCTGATTTACAA GGAGCTGCACACCTTCATACAGTCAAACAGCTCTCTCCAAGGACCCAACCACATTCACTTAGAGGGAGGGGTGTCTTTTGGGATCGGAGCATTCAACTTG ACTCTTTCCATGTTTCCACCTCGGTTACTCAAAGTTTTAGAGTTTGCTGGCTTCTCTGGTGACAAG GAGTATGGTCTGTCCCAGCTGAATGATGGGGCCACTACAAACAACCTGCGCTCCATGCTGTGTGCCTTGCTGTTGCTCTGTTACTATACCTTCCTCACCTTCATACTCGGTATTCTACTCTTCACAACCA GGACCGGTGAGGGGGACGTGGCTGATGCTGAGAAGCTGCTGAAGCCTTTCCGGCTCCGCTACCCACAG GGGGCCATATTTCTCTTCTTTGCAGGCAGGGCTGAGGCAATCAAGGGGAACATTGATGAG GCGGTGGTGCTGTTTGAGGATGGCTGCAAAGCTCAGCAGCAGTGGAAGCAGTTCCACCACATGTGCTACTGGGAGCTGATGTGGTGCTTCACCTACAAGTGCGTGTGGAGGATGGCCTACTTCTACGCTGACCTACTGAGCAATGAGAGCCGCTGGTCCAAG GCCATGTATGTGTACATGAAGGCTGCTTACCTGAGCATGCTTGCTCCGGGGGAGGCTAGGCCTTTTGGGGAAGATGAGGTGGAGCTCTTCAG ACAGGTGTCCACCTTCAAGCAAAAGATAGCAGGGAAGTCTCCACCCACAGAGAAGTTTGCCATTCGCAAGGCTAGACGTTACAAAGCTAGCTGCCCAGTGAGGCTCCCAGTACCTGTGCTG GAGATGATGTACATGTGGAATGGCTTTTCCATGATCAGCAAGCGGCCAGAGCTGACCGAGGGCATGCTGCAGACACTGGTGGAGGCAGAGCGCATCCTACTGGAATCTCCCG CGAATGAGTATTCAATGGATGACCGCTGTGTGATCCACCTACTGAAGGGGCTGTGTCTGAAGAACCAGGGACACATTCGGGCTGCAGAGGAATGCTTCAACAAGGTGTACAACAG TGAGAAGAAGATCAAGTTTGACCATTACCTGGTGCCCAACGCTCTGCTGGAGCTCAGTGTGGTCTACATAGACACGGGCCGCAAGGAGGAGGCCATCAAACTACTGGTGAAAGCCAA AACTAACTACAAGGAGTACTCCATGGAGTCACGCACCCAGTTCAGGATCCATGCTGCTCTCTCCAAACTCAAGGCTGACACTAGTGACCAAGATGAAATCACACCACTGTAG